In Aquila chrysaetos chrysaetos chromosome 24, bAquChr1.4, whole genome shotgun sequence, the genomic stretch AACTAAACCGCCTTCCAACACTGTATAGGGAGATTTGGGGGGTTTATGGCATCGCCTGAGAACAGATATTTGCTGTTGAACTACTCTTGTTCCAGCACACATCAATAAAATGACTGCTTGTTCACATCAGTCAATCAGGTATCGAAGCAATCAGCAGTCATAGACCTTGTGATGGTTTTTCTGTGACAGCAGTTGTGTCACTCTTTGACTTGCCAAAACCCTCAGCAAAACTCTGTGTAGAAAGGAAGAGGCCGGTAGCAATGGGAGCTTCTGCTGAATTCCTAAACAGAGGCTCTCAGGGGAGAAGACAGAGGGAATGATTTTCTATTCAACAGAATAAGGAAGGAATATGCTGCTGTAACTGGCTTtgagagaacagaaagaaatcactgCAAACCCTGGGATGCAGAGACAGTGTCTTAATGCTGCCCTCTGTAACATCCTTCACCTGGAGCCAAAGCAGTGGCTTAAAGGCATTGATGAGTTCACCTTAATAACACCTTTCCCCAGATCACTGTTATCTTGAGTTTAAATAATGGGGGGAAGAACACACAGGTTTAACTGGTGTGACAAAAGCCATGTAGTCAGTTTTTGcaattttgtgttttaacaatgagattttttttcacatggtTTAACACccaaaataataaagttttcATGTTGTCTACTGACCATGTTCCTCCCTGTAATCCTGATGCCTTTGTTTGATAGTTTGAAGCTATTAGTGTACTTGCTCTAAGGAACTATTGCTCCAtaccttctcttctgctctaTGCCTCTTCTTTAGACTGGCAATATCATTGCAAATACTGTCAGAAATTCAATgcagagatttcttttcaaactgcTGCCCTGGGGGCCGGggccctgcagcaggctggagagTTGTGTTCTCAGCAAGCCCTTGTTTGTAGCTCTCGTTTCTCTGCTGGAGAACAGAAAGTCTTGTCTGCTGGTGCTCACATTGTGGCTCCTCTTTTTATTGCAGTATATTCATTCAGCCGGCATCATCCACAGGGTAAGTCCATGTGCGCTCTTACTCTGACTTTTGTCTGTTCAGGAGAAACACAGCTTGGTTGTAAAGTTAATAAATTCCTAAACATCTTTTCACTAATAGCCTCATCTGCTCTAAGGTCTCTCTGGCatcctccctcttttccctcctaCACCCTATATGTGTTTGGATTTGCTCATTTGTGCAGCATTTTGAGGAAAAGCGGTATTTTCTGATGAGCTGAGAAGCATTTTATGATgctttttcaattaaaactgtttcagaaaaaaatagaatagtAATGTAAAGCTGTACAGTAGAGCAGGCATGGTGTCTTTGCTGTATCAATACTGAACTCAGGATGTTATAGGACCCCATCAAAGGCAAGCAGAGGTTTGGCTGAGGCTCGTGTTGATGCATTGCAAATCAAACCATCATCTTATTCTGCTCTTGTCCATTGTAGGATCTGAAGCCCGGCAACCTGGCTGTGAATGAAGACTGTCAGCTAAAGGTAGGTGTAAAAGCACCACTTTGTAGCATGTAGCATATTGGATCGTGGAGGAACTGCTCTGCCGGCAGGAATTCGGCACCATCATGTTTCCTCTTGCCTTCCGAGACTCAGTTCGAGGCGTTTCATTACTTGGCAGTTGCAGGCAGTGGGAAATACTCACCTGCTGATGTAACTTGCTGAATCAGGGCCCAAGACTTGGAATGAACATCCTGTCGCTGTAATTCCTGCGGCACGGCAGTTCGTAATGACTTCCTAAATAAATTCAATACTGCTGAGCAATACTTGCATTAGGTGAACGATCCCTGAAGGATAACTGGATTCAACCACAGTTACCCTTTGGTTCTCATTGACAGGATGGTTGTGAATCCAAAGTTATTTTCAGTATTGCTCTGAACGGTTTGCTTGCAACTTGCTGGTGCGGCACTCTAGCgcatattttctgtaatgtttatTACAGAGAATGGTTCCATTGCCTGTAAAGGTTGGGTCAAGCTATGTTCATCTCCAGTGTTGAGGGAGAGGCCATCCCCTATCAGCTGCAAGGTGTTTTTATAGGAAAGGCTGAGTCGTGGTGGCCTGGGAGCATGCCTCTGCCACCAGGTTATAGAAGAACTCAAATAAAGGTCATAGAGTTGAAACTTAAGCTTCAAGAAAGGAAGTGACCTTCCAGGTAGCACACAGCACCGATCCTTTTAGCAGACTCTTCACACAACAACTGATTTTGCAGCTGGCTTGCAATTTAGGTGGAATTAAGACAAACCTGTTAGTTCTTTGAACCGTCCCGTGGGTGGCTGTGGTGTAGTTGGAGCTTCGTTATTATCTGATTGGAtctgcttcatttcttcttagAATTAGATTCTCACTTGCCCGTaggatttctcttttctttcctgccattccttctccctcttcctttggTGAACTGCAGATCTTGGATTTTGGCTTGGCCAGACACACCGATGCTGAAATGACCGGCTACGTGGTTACGCGCTGGTACAGAGCCCCAGAAGTCATTCTGAACTGGATGCATTACAACCAGACAGGTGAGCTGTCTTGCTTCAGCGGTGTGACTGTCTGGTGACAAGCCTGGGGATTCCGCTGTCACACCTGGGTCAAATCTCACGTAATCCtccagatgtttttcttctttatcatcAGTGTTCCCTGGAGCAGAGCGAGTCCCAAAGCTGTCGCATGACTCCCAAAGCTACTGCCTGCGGGAAATgatgaaagcagagattttagCAGCATAGAAAGAACAGGGGAGGGTGGAAAATGGGAGTGAAATTTAAATCGGTGCCTGCTGCAAGCAACAAAGCAAGCAACAGCCCCAGCAATCATCGCTGCCTTTTtactgtccctttttttttttttcttttttctcctttttctctctgaacaGTGGATATCTGGTCTATCGGCTGTATCATGGCAGAAATGCTGACTGGAAAAACGctgtttaaaggaaaagattGTATCCTTTCAAGCTGAACCTTTTCCCTGGGGGGGAGTAATAATTCTTGGGGTGTGTGGAAGGGCTTTTATGAATGAAGCTACTGAGAAAAATAGGTGTCAGTCTGGTTTACCAGGCGGGAATCGCAGGGACCTGTCTTTTTGGCGAGGAAAACAGAGGGGACATAGGAGGGGGCCAAGCCACCCTTAGAAATACACCTCTGTGCTGGCCACGTGCTCTACATCAGCAGTCTAACCTTGCGTGGCCATAGCTCCATCCCCAAACCCTGGTGTTTCCCCCAAGGCCACGGGTATACGCCCTGGCAGAGTTGTGCCAGCAAAATTATCCGTTGATGAAACTGGTATCCCAGGAAAAAAGCCTTGGAGCTCTTTTTGCCAGTCTAATGAGTCTCTGCTTGTGTGGCTCTGTTGGGTTTGTATCGTAACCTACTCGTAGCTGCCACAGGTCCTTGGGCTTTCCGGCACCCAGCCCGCAGGCTGAGCTGTTGGGGGTTGTCCACGGCTTGCTCCTAGGCGGGTGATCTTTAACGCAGTCTGCCAGACCTAGATCAACTAACTCAGATCCTGAAAGTAACGGGGCATCCGGGAGAAGACTTTGTGGACAAGCTGGAGGACAAAGCGGTAAGAAAGTTCACTGTGGATTCAGGTCTCGCTGGCAGAGGTGTGGTGGGGAGAGGTTAACTTGGCTGTGTCTTTGAGATGGGAGAGGTGTTGCTTCTacagcagcagtgaagaagAGTGACAGCAGTCTTTTCCCCTTGGCAAGGAAGATGTTTCTCTTTGCTAGTGGCACATCTGATGGATTTGGCATTGCGTTGGGAACTGGTGCGGATTGCAGGCACTCCTGGGTGAGGTGCCCGACACCCCAGCAAACCACCAACCTCCTCTGTTCTCTAGTTTGGCCCTTAAAGCAGGAGTATTTCTGTATCTCAATTGATAAAAATAGTTCCTTGCAAACTGGTCACTGAAATGTGCCATCTGGGATGACTTGCTGTTCTCCTCATTTGCCTTTGCTCATCTGAGCCATGAGACCCAAGAGCTGTATTTCACAGCCCCCTCGCACTTGTCCATGTGCagtaaattttcctttctctttcaggctAAGAGTTATATCAAGTCCCTTCCTAAAATCCCCAAGAAGGATTTGTCTGTGCTTTTCCCCAAAGCCAATCCTCAGGGTAAGTCATCTCCAGTGTTTGTCATGAGTTTTCACAGCTGGAAAGGAGGCAGGCTGACTGCCACGGCTCAAatcttattttccctctttcccatAATTTCTTGCTACTTTCTCCCTTGCAAGTTGTGCCCTTGCCCCTCCCCAGGGCAAATATGTatgaattaaaagcaaaaagattctTTATTGGCATTACAATGGCGATGTTCTGCTATTCTTGgccatttatctttttttttttttttttttttaaaattttaaaatgacgCAGCCTGTAACATACAGTATTTAAGGAAGAGATAAACTTGTGACTCTCTTATCAACAAGCCAGAACAGAGCGGGTGCTGGATATAACAGGATGTCTAGGTTGTGGGATGCAAATTATGGGATGAGGACAGTTGCATATATCAGCTCCACTTGGTATGAGGGTTGGGATGTATTTTGGCTGATATTGGCTTCCAGAGGTTGTTGCTTGCAGCCAAGCAGGTGATATTATGATCAGTAGCATTTAGGTAAACAAAGTAGCTCTTCTttgttcattattatttcccagCCCCACATCTAAGGCATCATAGGTTTTGATAAAGTGCCAAGAGAGCCCCACAGTCCActccagtaatttttttattttattttttttagagtaCAGCTTAGATCCTAACTGTTTGTTGAACACCTGGATCTATCGATACTTAATAGGCAGCTGAGATGTGCAATTTTCAGGGTAAAAATTGATCTCTTACAAGGAGCTCTTTTCCCAAGTAGATTAGAGGTGAGAGCGAGCAAAACTCTTCTaaaagctgaaaggaagaaagcattaaGATGTTAACACCAAGGGGGAACGGGGCTGACGGACTAGTTGGTATCTGAGTTTTCTGCCTTCCTGTTTACCAGGGATGTATAGATTTCTATATAGATTACTCGTGTTAAGACTACTTTCAGTTGCAGGGGTCAGAGTGAAAGCAAatgattaaaactgaaaaataccttGAAGTTACTGGTTTGCTCTTGCCCCATCTGTGCAGCAAGGCTTATTCAAGACTAATTTGTTATTTCTGCACAATTTACACCTCCAGTTCTGTTAGCAAGAGCTCCCTGAGGCTGCTGTTGGGCAGACTTTGCATCCCCACTGGCAGGAGCTCCACGCTACCTTGGCCAGGTTGAGgaatctctttcattttcaggtcTGGAGATGTAGTACTGGAAACACTAGTCCCGTCACTTGCAGGCTTCATGCACAAGGGTGCCTGTTCTCCATCGCACCGTGCTTAGCCCTGTTCCTGTCTTCTCCTACAGCAGTGGACCTGCTTGACAAGATGTTGCAGCTCGATGTGGAAAAGCGCCTTACAGCGACGGAGGCGTTGGCTCACCCCTATTTCGACCAGTTCCGAGATGTCGAGGAGGAGACAGAAGCGCAACAGTCCTATGATGATTCTCTGGAACACGAAAAGCTTTCGATAGATGAGTGGAGAAGTAAGATGTTTATCTTTGAAGTTCCTGTCTAGCACGGGACTTTCCtacctctctctctttcctgtaCACATGCTGAGTAAGGCTGCGATTGCCTGCTGGTGCCTCAATGATCGTCTCCCTTGCCTTGCTCTTGCTTTTATGCATTCAGCAAAGATCTCTCCAgctcttcagacttttttttgcctctctgCTTTGTCTATCTGTTCCAGCTTGTACCTGCCATATCCTCTCCACTGAATACCTCCTCTCTGCACATATAACGTTCAAACTCTCATTTGTGTCCTCTAAAATCACACACTCATggttattttgttctgtttttcaagaGCATATTTACAAGGAGATCTTGTCCTTCAGTCCCATTGCACGGAAGGACTCAAAGAAGCGAAGTGGGATGTCATTATAACAACCAGTGCGGCTGTGGCTGGGATTCACTTCTCCTGGAAGATGGATCGGATTTACTCCACACTGCCTTGCTGGTGGCCGTCGTTTGGCCCGTGGGACTTCTCTGTGTGCCAACACAAGGATGACACTGTGCTGCGGGCATTGGACTTTGTTCTACTAAATGGGGAAACACCCCAAACAGTTTTCAACACAAAAGATAAAGTTTCAATGAGAATATATTTAAGTGGGAGAATTTTAactggtgtttcttttttttttttttttttaaatatatttgtcaaCTTGACAGAGCAGGATTTTCATTGCTCCCTTCTCATTAGTCTTTCCAAGTGCAGGTTTTAGTACATTAATTATGGAtaaggtaaagaaaaaggtaaaattgtCTGGGAAGTGAGTCCCAAgcaaaataatcagaaatagTGAAATTCAGCATAACAAGACTTTATCCAATCTAACTCTGAGCGCATCCCCTTTCCCTGAGCAGTCAAACAGCATCCAGCACAGCAAGGTTGCTGGGACGGTGTCAGCTCCAGGACACCATGGGAATCCAGCTGATCGTGGGATTGATCTGTGTTCAGAGCAGATCCAGCCTCTTGCTATACACACAACTCCCTGCTAGGGTGCTTCCCGCTCTGGACAGCCACTGCCTCCTCTTTTTTGCTGTGCTTATTTCATTCCCTGGGCTTTGATCAGTGCTGTCTCCTTATTGCTAGCTGCAAACACGTCCTGGGAATTCAAGGCCACTTCCCACATTCATAGACTGGGTATCCCAAGGAGCCGGGTTATAATCTAATAGTCCTGctgccctttcctttccccaacCATTCTCTCCTCACCATGCTTATCTCTCCCTGAGCACCCTCTACCCGGCGTcaccctgcctgctccaggctgcCTTTATctctcagcagggctggtgtTTCCTTACACAGCCCAGTGATGTGACCACTTATATTCTCATTCCTTCTGTCCTGCGGGATCAGTTAAACCAGTTCTCTTCAACAGCTGCTCGTTCCTCAATATGAAGAGACATTTAAACTGATCATTTGGAAAATAGTCAATTGCCAATCCTAAGGCTCAGCTCTcaaagtaactaaaaaaaagttcatatattggggggggggaagcagaaaAGTATGTTGCATGACCAATCTAGCATTAGCAGAAAGAGGAACACAATAATTCAACTCGGTGAGCACACAAAATAAGTTCAGATACCTTAGTTTCTTAGTATCAGATTAGCTCCTTCACTCAGCATCATTATAAATTGCATCTAAGATAATCCTATTAAACAGAATATCTCACAAAAACCACTACAGGCTAAAAAATATCCTTGTGAATAAGTGCTTCACAGATTCCTTTTACTGCACTTTCATTAAGGTTTTACATTTCTTATTTGTCTagcaaattttaattcattcacCAACTTATTGAGTAATTCTTGATAGCTGCAAGAAATTGGCTTCTCTGAGATGCTCAGAGTCCCTGTGTGTGACAGGGTGGGActgtgcagtgctgctggcaCTCAGCTGGGGTGAGCGTATGTCCCCAGCCAGCTGCATCCAGCCCTGCTCTAAGACAGTTTCTTTAGTAGGTATAGAGTTTTATACGAGATGAAAAACAACACAATAATCTCTTTTTCGCTCCTGGAtgtgaacaagaaaaaaatataggaTGATGTGAGAAAATCCAGCCAACTTGCCTGGATTTAATTGCTTTGGAAAGTTGTTCAGATAGCATCAAGATAAGAGGAGTATGATACATAAACAAAGGGAGGTTGTTTTACCAACGCAGACCAACCAGCCAGTCATCCGGATTCTCCCTCCAGGGGAAGTTTGTTCCATCTTTTGGATCTACAATACGCTAAGTCATTCAaatttaaaagtatgttttgaTCTTTAAAGTAATTTGATGTACTGGAGATATACTGATACCATCTGAAGGCTGGCATTTTTTGATGCATATGCATCAGTATGTCCCAAGCCACCACTCAAGTACATAGGTGTTTGCTGTAAGTGTTATTACCATTAGAACAGAGGAGAGATGAAGGATAATTACAAAATAAGCGAATGGGATCTGAAAGTGACTGCAGTGTTATTACAACTGTGTCTGCACCTTCTTGCCTTGGTGAGTTTGTGTCTCCTATGAGCACCTAAACCCTCGTGGTTCAGAAACAAAGTGTAACTTATTGCTGGGGTGGGATATGCCAGGGTGGCAAATGTGGAAGAGCAGGATTT encodes the following:
- the MAPK13 gene encoding mitogen-activated protein kinase 13 isoform X5, with the protein product MLLKHMQHENVIGLLDVFTSATSYQGFQDFYLVMPYMRTDLQKIMGQEFSDEKIQYLVYQMLKGLKYIHSAGIIHRDLKPGNLAVNEDCQLKILDFGLARHTDAEMTGYVVTRWYRAPEVILNWMHYNQTVDIWSIGCIMAEMLTGKTLFKGKDYLDQLTQILKVTGHPGEDFVDKLEDKAAKSYIKSLPKIPKKDLSVLFPKANPQAVDLLDKMLQLDVEKRLTATEALAHPYFDQFRDVEEETEAQQSYDDSLEHEKLSIDEWRKHIYKEILSFSPIARKDSKKRSGMSL
- the MAPK13 gene encoding mitogen-activated protein kinase 13 isoform X1; this translates as MNIARRRGFYRQEVNKTLWELPRRYTSLHPVGSGAYGSVCSAIDKKTGEKVAIKKLCRPFQSGIFAKRAYRELMLLKHMQHENVIGLLDVFTSATSYQGFQDFYLVMPYMRTDLQKIMGQEFSDEKIQYLVYQMLKGLKYIHSAGIIHRDLKPGNLAVNEDCQLKILDFGLARHTDAEMTGYVVTRWYRAPEVILNWMHYNQTVDIWSIGCIMAEMLTGKTLFKGKDYLDQLTQILKVTGHPGEDFVDKLEDKAAKSYIKSLPKIPKKDLSVLFPKANPQAVDLLDKMLQLDVEKRLTATEALAHPYFDQFRDVEEETEAQQSYDDSLEHEKLSIDEWRKHIYKEILSFSPIARKDSKKRSGMSL
- the MAPK13 gene encoding mitogen-activated protein kinase 13 isoform X4; its protein translation is MNIARRRGFYRQEVNKTLWELPRRYTSLHPVGSGAYGSVCSAIDKKTGEKVAIKKLCRPFQSGIFAKRAYRELMLLKHMQHENVIGLLDVFTSATSYQGFQDFYLVMPYMRTDLQKIMGQEFSDEKIQYLVYQMLKGLKYIHSAGIIHRDLKPGNLAVNEDCQLKILDFGLARHTDAEMTGYVVTRWYRAPEVILNWMHYNQTVDIWSIGCIMAEMLTGKTLFKGKDYLDQLTQILKVTGHPGEDFVDKLEDKAAKSYIKSLPKIPKKDLSVLFPKANPQEYSLDPNCLLNTWIYRYLIGS
- the MAPK13 gene encoding mitogen-activated protein kinase 13 isoform X2, which translates into the protein MNIARRRGFYRQEVNKTLWELPRRYTSLHPVGSGAYGSVCSAIDKKTGEKVAIKKLCRPFQSGIFAKRAYRELMLLKHMQHENVIGLLDVFTSATSYQGFQDFYLVMPYMRTDLQKIMGQEFSDEKIQYLVYQMLKGLKYIHSAGIIHRDLKPGNLAVNEDCQLKILDFGLARHTDAEMTGYVVTRWYRAPEVILNWMHYNQTVDIWSIGCIMAEMLTGKTLFKGKDYLDQLTQILKVTGHPGEDFVDKLEDKAAKSYIKSLPKIPKKDLSVLFPKANPQVDLLDKMLQLDVEKRLTATEALAHPYFDQFRDVEEETEAQQSYDDSLEHEKLSIDEWRKHIYKEILSFSPIARKDSKKRSGMSL
- the MAPK13 gene encoding mitogen-activated protein kinase 13 isoform X3; this encodes MNIARRRGFYRQEVNKTLWELPRRYTSLHPVGSGAYGSVCSAIDKKTGEKVAIKKLCRPFQSGIFAKRAYRELMLLKHMQHENVIGLLDVFTSATSYQGFQDFYLVMPYMRTDLQKIMGQEFSDEKIQYLVYQMLKGLKDLKPGNLAVNEDCQLKILDFGLARHTDAEMTGYVVTRWYRAPEVILNWMHYNQTVDIWSIGCIMAEMLTGKTLFKGKDYLDQLTQILKVTGHPGEDFVDKLEDKAAKSYIKSLPKIPKKDLSVLFPKANPQAVDLLDKMLQLDVEKRLTATEALAHPYFDQFRDVEEETEAQQSYDDSLEHEKLSIDEWRKHIYKEILSFSPIARKDSKKRSGMSL